Proteins from one Poecile atricapillus isolate bPoeAtr1 chromosome 6, bPoeAtr1.hap1, whole genome shotgun sequence genomic window:
- the LOC131580232 gene encoding mitochondrial import inner membrane translocase subunit Tim23, whose product MEGGGNSKGTGLGGLFGAGGLGYSHADLAGVPLTGMSPLSPYLNLDPKYLVQDTDEFILPTGANKTRGRFELAFFTIGGCCMTGAAFGALNGLRLGLKETQNMAWSKPRNVQILNMVTRQGALWANTLGSLALLYSAFGVIIEKTRGAEDDLNTIAAGTLTGMLYKSTGGVRGIARGGIAGLTLTGLYALYNNWEHMKGSLARQSL is encoded by the exons ATGGAGGGCGGCGGGAATTCCAAGGGCACCGGGCTCGGCGGCCTCTTCGGCGCCGGCGGGCTCGGGTACTCTCACGCCGACCTGGCCGGGGTGCCGC tAACTGGGATGAGCCCTTTGTCACCGTATTTAAACTTGGACCCCAAGTACCTAGTACAG gATACAGATGAGTTTATCTTGCCCACAGGAGCCAACAAAACTCGAGGCAGATTTGAGCTGGCCTTTTTTACCATTGGAGGATGTTGTATGACAG GAGCAGCATTTGGTGCACTGAATGGTTTAAGACTTGGCTTGAAGGAGACACAGAATATGGCATGGTCAAAACCTAGAAACGTACA AATTCTAAATATGGTGACAAGGCAAGGAGCGTTATGGGCTAACACTCTGGGATCACTGG cTCTGCTTTACAGTGCATTTGGAGTCATCATTGAAAAAACACGAGGTGCAGAAGATGACCTGAACACCATAGCTGCTGGAACCTTGACAGGAATGCTATACAAAAGCACTG gtGGAGTGCGCGGGATAGCACGAGGTGGGATCGCAGGCCTGACGCTGACCGGCCTCTACGCCCTGTACAACAACTGGGAGCACATGAAGGGCTCCCTAGCCCGGCAGTCCCTGTGA